CATGAAACTAATTACACGGTTTAACTTTAATGAATGAAAGGTAAAATTTATGGAAATATTGACAACATCAGAGAAAAAATTTTTTATGAATGAGGCGTTAACTGAAGCAAAAAAAGCAGAAAAACTGGGAGAAGTTCCAATTGGTGCTGTCGTTGTATATCAAAAACAAATTATTGCACGTGGCTATAATTTAAGAGAAAAAATACAAAAAGCCACAGCTCATGCAGAAATTCTAGCAATTAATGAAGCTTGTACCTTTCTTAATAGTTGGCGTTTAGAAGAAACGAGATTATTTGTGACATTAGAACCTTGTTCAATGTGTAGTGGTGCGATGCTGTTAGCAAGAATTCCTGAAGTTTATTATGGAGCAAAAGATCCAAAAGGTGGAGCAGCAGGAACTTTGATAAACTTGTTAGCCGATAGTCGTTTTAATCATGTAGCAAAAACAGAATCAGGTGTTTTGGAAGAACCTTGCAGTCAGATTTTAACCAATTTTTTTAAGCAATTAAGAAAAAAAAGAAAAAATAGTCAAAAAGGCTAGCCAAATATCAAAAATTAAGGTATACTATTCTTTGCCGAGAGGCTAGGACAATGGCGGACTTGTGAATTGTGTCAGATCTGGAAGGAAGCAGCACTAAGCAGGTGTCGCCATGTGTCTGATTAATTTAGTAATTGATTTCAAAGGCTCTTAAGCCTTTTTTATTTTGTTTAATAAGTAAAAGAGGCAGAAATGAAACAAAAAATAGATTTGTTTTATAACTTGAGTTCATCAATAAAATCTAGTCTCATTTTATTTTTAAAGCGCTGCTAGTATTTTTATATAATTCTTTTAAGAATAAGATTATGTTCATTCAACAAATCCTAAATTAATCATTTAAAAAATTTCAATCGAAACATGGATACTATCTTATTTTAATCTACCCATCCTTTTTAGGATGAATAGATTAAAATAATTTGAATAAATTATATCAAAAACCATTTTCACAAAATTGTTTTCTACTATATTCAATTATCGTGATAAAATTAGAAATATGATTCTTTTTTACAAAATATTTTAATGCAGATCATCTGAACCATTTTATGGGTATTTATGGTTGGGTTACACCGTTGACTAATAATTTATTGTTAATTTCATATTTTGCAAATCCAAGCTGCACTTCGCCAGATGTTTTCATTGTTGTAGTACGTACGTAATGCTTCTTCAGACATTCCTTCATAAGCTACTTTATAGGCGGCTGGGCTCATTCCATATTTATTAACAAAGTCTGTTAAAGTAGTACATCCTTTATAACTTTCACTATTTTGTTGGTATTATTGGCATTTGCCTGTGCATTTTGAGCTCGTTGTTTTGTTTGTTCTTGTTCAGTCTGAGATGGTTCAGCTTGCTGCTTTGCTTCTACCTGCGCAGCTTTAGCTTGGGTTTCTGCATGCTGTTTTACATTATTCAAAGAAACATTTACAACATTCAATCTTCTTTGTAAGTCTAGATTGCCAC
The genomic region above belongs to Melissococcus plutonius ATCC 35311 and contains:
- the tadA gene encoding tRNA adenosine(34) deaminase TadA, whose product is MEILTTSEKKFFMNEALTEAKKAEKLGEVPIGAVVVYQKQIIARGYNLREKIQKATAHAEILAINEACTFLNSWRLEETRLFVTLEPCSMCSGAMLLARIPEVYYGAKDPKGGAAGTLINLLADSRFNHVAKTESGVLEEPCSQILTNFFKQLRKKRKNSQKG